The following are from one region of the Lujinxingia vulgaris genome:
- a CDS encoding dihydrolipoamide acetyltransferase family protein produces MRSEVVMPQMGESVTEGTVTAWLKEIGDFVERDEPLFEITTDKVDAEVPSPLAGVLVERLAKVGDTVEINTVVAVLDTEAKPGEVSAASSETTSAPAKAASASSGATSASSGGTATALASPPAAATSAASSNGVPSREELRRTRSTPLVRRIAQEHGIADLSPIEGSGMSGRVTKADIMAFIESGAHQGTNGSTGPIASRASQPAQQTRQAPAAPPITLGDRDRYEPLGPQRAAIAEHMTRSRATSAHAHTIHEIDFSAVFKARKRMKAEFGERGVKLTYTAFMVKAVADALRAYPVVNASLDGDQLVYRGDINIGVAVALDASLIVPVVRNVDELSLLGVARSINDLAERARNKRLKPDEVRGGTFTLSNHGIFGAEFGVPIINQPQTAIISTGAIKKRVVVDQKTDAIMVRPTAIFCMSFDHRTIDGATADAFLAHIRTTLEGWE; encoded by the coding sequence ATGCGAAGCGAAGTGGTGATGCCGCAGATGGGAGAGTCGGTGACCGAGGGGACGGTGACCGCGTGGCTCAAAGAGATCGGCGATTTTGTGGAGCGCGATGAGCCGCTCTTCGAGATCACCACCGATAAGGTTGACGCGGAGGTGCCCAGCCCCCTGGCCGGTGTGCTGGTGGAGCGCCTGGCGAAGGTGGGCGACACCGTCGAGATCAACACCGTGGTGGCGGTGCTCGATACCGAAGCGAAACCCGGTGAGGTGAGCGCGGCCTCCAGTGAGACGACTTCGGCACCGGCGAAGGCCGCCTCGGCCAGTAGCGGCGCAACCTCTGCGAGCTCGGGTGGCACCGCCACCGCGCTTGCCTCGCCGCCTGCGGCGGCGACTTCGGCCGCGAGCAGCAACGGGGTGCCCTCCCGGGAGGAGCTTCGTCGCACCCGCTCCACCCCCCTTGTGCGTCGCATCGCGCAGGAGCATGGCATCGCCGATCTGTCGCCGATTGAAGGCAGCGGCATGAGCGGCCGGGTGACCAAAGCCGACATCATGGCCTTCATCGAGTCGGGCGCCCACCAGGGCACCAACGGCTCCACCGGACCGATCGCCTCGCGCGCCTCGCAGCCTGCACAGCAGACCCGTCAGGCGCCGGCCGCCCCGCCCATCACCCTGGGCGATCGCGACCGTTACGAGCCGCTGGGGCCGCAGCGCGCGGCGATTGCTGAGCATATGACCCGCTCGCGCGCCACCAGCGCGCACGCCCACACCATCCACGAGATCGACTTCTCGGCGGTGTTCAAGGCCCGCAAGCGCATGAAGGCCGAGTTTGGGGAGCGGGGCGTCAAGCTCACCTACACCGCCTTTATGGTCAAAGCGGTGGCCGACGCGCTGCGGGCTTATCCCGTGGTCAACGCCTCGCTCGACGGCGACCAGCTCGTCTACCGCGGCGACATCAACATCGGCGTGGCCGTGGCGCTCGATGCCTCGCTGATCGTGCCGGTGGTGCGCAACGTCGATGAACTCAGCCTGCTGGGTGTGGCGCGCTCCATCAACGATCTGGCCGAGCGCGCGCGCAACAAGCGCCTGAAGCCCGATGAGGTTCGGGGCGGCACCTTTACGCTCTCAAACCACGGGATCTTTGGCGCGGAGTTCGGCGTGCCGATTATCAACCAGCCCCAGACGGCGATCATCAGCACCGGCGCCATCAAAAAGCGCGTGGTTGTCGATCAGAAGACCGACGCCATCATGGTGCGCCCCACCGCGATCTTCTGCATGTCCTTCGATCACCGCACCATCGACGGGGCCACCGCCGACGCGTTCCTGGCCCATATCCGCACCACGCTCGAAGGCTGGGAGTAA